The Eremothecium cymbalariae DBVPG#7215 chromosome 8, complete sequence genome has a window encoding:
- the TUB4 gene encoding gamma-tubulin (similar to Ashbya gossypii ADR076C), whose amino-acid sequence MTGEVISIQVGQCGNQVGKQFWGQLAKEHGIGVDGQSLHPEEPNVIKEDDTNIFFRQNDHNRYTPRALLFDLEPSAIADVQNCFPGFFNERNIWISKDELGAGNTWPIGYDYGQENQDEFLNMLDKEIDATGNFEGFQLIHSVAGGTGSGLGSNLLEALSDRYHKKIVTTYSVFPGSESEVVVQPYNTVLTLRRLIDNADASIVFDNEALLNLTARVFRDPNTSYQQTNQLIASVMSSITNSLRFPSYMYNSLPSIFSTLVPTPELHFLVPSFTPFTTDFIPEAKDFKRLTAYDVILDLFDRNNSMVSRDTDTPMYLTIYDVLQGSVEQSDVTRAILKTQQRTKFVPWSPTSIHVNLGKKSSYNLSANSDYVSGMMLANTSSIISVLQKTVSSFDVIFKRGAFLHKFQNGKIFQHGWDEFLESREVIQSVIDEYAAAEQENYLDDILTEEGNAVGGDAEMLDIEGNGDII is encoded by the coding sequence ATGACGGGAGAGGTTATATCTATTCAGGTTGGGCAATGTGGTAATCAAGTTGGTAAGCAGTTTTGGGGACAATTGGCTAAAGAGCATGGGATCGGTGTTGATGGCCAAAGTTTACATCCGGAAGAGCCTAATGTTataaaagaagatgatactaatatatttttccGACAGAATGATCATAATAGGTATACCCCTAGagcattattatttgatttagaACCGAGTGCTATTGCAGATGTCCAAAACTGTTTCCCTGGCTTTTTTAATGAGAGAAATATCTGGATATCTAAGGATGAATTAGGAGCTGGTAATACCTGGCCTATCGGTTATGATTATGGTCAGGAAAATCAGGATgagtttttaaatatgttggataaagaaattgatgCAACAGGAAATTTTGAGGGGTTTCAATTAATACATTCTGTGGCTGGGGGCACTGGCTCTGGGTTGGGTTCCAATTTACTAGAAGCTTTGTCTGATAGATACCATAAAAAGATTGTCACGACATATTCTGTATTCCCTGGTAGTGAATCTGAGGTTGTTGTTCAACCATATAATACTGTCTTAACGTTGAGAAGATTGATAGACAATGCAGATGCATCCATTGTATTTGACAATGAGGCATTACTAAACTTGACAGCCAGGGTATTCCGAGACCCAAACACAAGCTATCAACAGACTAATCAGTTGATAGCTAGTGTCATGTCTTCGATCACGAACAGTTTAAGATTTCCAAGTTATATGTACAATTCGTTACCTAGTATATTTTCTACATTGGTACCTACACCGGAGCTTCACTTTTTGGTCCCGAGCTTTACTCCTTTCACTACTGATTTTATTCCAGAGGCGAAGGATTTTAAACGGTTGACTGCGTATGATGTAATACTAGACTTGTTTGACAGGAATAATTCTATGGTTTCTCGAGACACTGACACACCCATGTATTTAACCATATATGATGTACTACAGGGTTCCGTCGAGCAAAGCGATGTGACAAGGGCCATACTAAAGACACAACAGCGAACCAAATTCGTTCCATGGTCACCAACGTCGATCCATGTTAATTTAGGGAAAAAGTCGTCTTATAATTTATCCGCCAACTCAGACTACGTCAGTGGTATGATGCTTGCGAATACATCATCGATTATATCTGTATTGCAGAAGACTGTTTCCAGCTTCGATgtaatatttaaaagagGTGCTTTCCTCcataaatttcaaaatggCAAGATATTTCAACACGGATGGGACGAATTTCTAGAATCTAGAGAAGTTATCCAAAGTGTAATAGATGAGTATGCTGCGGCTGAGCAAGAAAACTACCTAGATGACATACTCACGGAAGAAGGTAATGCTGTTGGAGGGGATGCAGAAATGCTTGATATAGAAGGCAATGGAGATATCATATGA
- the COP1 gene encoding coatomer subunit alpha (similar to Ashbya gossypii ADR077C), with the protein MKMLTKFESKSTRAKAIAFHPSRPWVLVALFSSTIQLWDYRMGVLLHRFEDHEGPVRGVDFHPTQPLFVSGGDDYTVKVWSLDSRKCLFTLHGHLDYVRTVFFHNELPWIISASDDQTIRIWNWQNRKEIACLTGHNHFVMCAQFHPNEDLVISASLDETVRVWDISGLRKRHSAPGSQNFDEVISQQNLFDGGFGDCVVKFILEGHTRGVNWASFHPTLPLIVSGSDDRQVKLWRMSATKAWEVDTCRGHSNNVDSVIFHPYQNLIISVGEDSTIRVWDLDRRTPVKQFKREQDRFWLVRAHPNINLFGAAHDSGIMIFKLDRERPPTAINQNQLYFVNKEKQVQMFDFDKKVSSLPYLSLKNIGRSYNTFKSISYNPSQHSILVNSTSKDGNKFALCVLPKQSTGAVEASNVIEDNGSFATFVARNRYIVYNQSTESIDVRGLDNRVTKSIKIEGTVKDIVYGGPGAVLIFQPKSVVLFDVQQGKKVAEVMLKNVKYAVWSPDGQYVALMSKHTLTIATRKLEITTSNHETIRIKSAAWDENGVLILSTLNHIKYCLLNGDSGIIKTLEKTLYVTKAHGKLIYALNRDGDVEILTIDPTEYRFKKALVNKNFPEVLRIIKNSNLVGLNIISYLQKSGYPEIALQFVEDPKTRFDLALEYGNLSVALEEANKLDNDAVWERLGKEALSQGNLNIVELVYQNLKQLDKLSFLYLLKGDSGKLSKMENIAEQRGDISALFLNTIYGNSIDNRISLFAKAGSTPLAYAVAVANGQQEAAADILKQAEVNEKDVVLPDSMSEAKYVKQSVLQEPFENWPLTDADLSYFEKAVLGQIEELELEDTSLETEAKALDVDANAEIDLLEDLDAVGEEDAWDMGDNDLNIGDDSIQEETAIDEEVVTGDDNIWVKNSKIPAVFVAAGAYEAAAQALNKQTGVVNFEPLRSRFNDIYEGARTYMCGTPSELPPITGYIRSNVNADDSNSLPYVSGVNCVTNKMNEGFRLFKANNLEAAVETFRDVIYTVILLAVDNEKDEELARNALSTASNYILGLSIELERRSLTTDNVKRNLELASYFTRVKLFPQHRSNALQVAMSQSFKHKNFVQASYFAGDFLEIVTSGPRAEQARKIKDKADSIANDAVELDFDPYAEFDLCAATHTPIYKGSPSVVDPLTGAKYHISENGKIDRIALISKIGVPASGLRIHV; encoded by the coding sequence ATGAAGATGTTAACAAAGTTCGAATCTAAGTCGACGAGGGCGAAAGCTATTGCGTTTCATCCTTCTAGACCATGGGTGTTAGTGGCATTATTTTCGTCAACAATTCAGCTTTGGGATTATAGAATGGGTGTGCTATTGCACAGGTTTGAAGATCATGAAGGTCCTGTGCGTGGAGTTGATTTTCATCCCACACAGCCACTGTTTGTTTCCGGTGGGGACGATTATACTGTTAAGGTGTGGTCTTTAGATTCACGAAAGTGTTTATTTACATTGCATGGTCATTTAGATTATGTGAGGACCGTATTCTTTCATAATGAGTTGCCCTGGATAATTTCAGCATCAGATGATCAGACTATTCGGATCTGGAATTGGCAAAATCGGAAGGAAATAGCTTGTTTGACTGGTCATAACCATTTTGTAATGTGCGCACAATTCCATCCAAATGAAGATTTGGTTATATCAGCTTCTCTTGACGAGACAGTGAGGGTTTGGGATATTTCCGGTTTAAGAAAACGGCATTCTGCTCCTGGATCTCAGAACTTTGATGAAGTTATTTCACAACAAAATCTTTTTGATGGTGGTTTCGGTGATTGTGTTGTGAAGTTTATCTTAGAGGGACACACGAGGGGTGTTAATTGGGCTTCTTTCCATCCTACACTGCCCTTGATTGTCTCTGGATCTGATGATCGTCAGGTCAAATTATGGAGAATGAGCGCTACAAAGGCGTGGGAGGTTGATACGTGTAGAGGACATTCGAACAATGTAGACAGCGTCATATTTCATCCTTACCAAAATCTAATTATTTCTGTTGGAGAGGACTCTACGATCAGAGTTTGGGACCTGGACCGGAGGACACCTGTAAAGCAATTTAAAAGGGAGCAAGACAGATTCTGGTTAGTAAGAGCTCATCCAAACATCAATTTGTTTGGTGCTGCTCATGATTCGGGTATCATGATCTTTAAGTTAGACCGTGAAAGACCACCAACTGCAATCAATCAGAACCAGCTCTATTTTGTAAACAAGGAAAAACAGGTACAAATGTTTGATTTCGACAAAAAGGTGTCTTCCCTACCATATTTGTCGTTGAAGAATATTGGGAGATCGTATAATACCTTCAAATCTATCTCTTACAATCCATCTCAGCACTCCATCCTAGTGAATTCTACTTCGAAAGATGGCAACAAGTTTGCTTTATGTGTGTTACCAAAACAATCAACTGGCGCAGTTGAAGCTTCTAACGTAATTGAAGACAACGGTAGCTTTGCAACTTTCGTGGCACGTAACAGGTATATTGTTTATAATCAGTCAACCGAGTCCATTGATGTTCGTGGATTGGACAACAGGGTCACAAAATCTATCAAAATAGAGGGTACTGTGAAGGATATTGTATATGGTGGCCCAGGCGCAGTTCTCATATTCCAACCCAAATCTGTTGTCCTGTTTGACGTTCAGCAAGGTAAAAAAGTTGCAGAGGTTATGCTAAAGAATGTGAAGTATGCAGTTTGGTCCCCCGATGGACAATATGTTGCTCTAATGAGCAAGCATACTTTGACCATTGCCACAAGAAAGTTAGAAAtaacaacttcaaaccATGAAACAATCAGAATCAAATCTGCTGCATGGGATGAGAATGGTGTTCTGATTCTATCCACCTTAAACCATATTAAGTATTGCTTATTAAATGGTGATAGTGGAATCATAAAGACTTTGGAAAAGACCTTATATGTCACTAAAGCCCATGGAAAGTTAATATATGCTTTGAATCGCGATGGGGACGTTGAAATATTAACAATTGACCCCACAGAATATAGATTCAAAAAGGCTTTGGTAAACAAAAACTTCCCAGAAGTCTTGCGGATTATTAAGAACTCTAACCTAGTTGGTctaaatattatttcttACTTGCAAAAATCTGGCTATCCAGAAATCGCGCTGCAGTTTGTTGAAGACCCCAAAACTAGATTTGATTTGGCTTTGGAATATGGCAACTTGTCGGTCGCTTTGGAAGAAGCAAATAAGCTAGACAATGATGCTGTTTGGGAACGTTTGGGTAAGGAAGCTTTGAGCCAAGGgaatttaaatattgttgaGTTAGTCTATCAAAACTTGAAGCAACTTGACAAGTTGTCTTTCTTGTACTTATTGAAGGGTGATTCTGGCAAGCTTTCTaaaatggaaaatattGCTGAACAACGTGGGGATATATCCGCCTTATTTTTAAACACAATTTATGGCAATTCTATTGATAACAGAATCAGTCTTTTTGCTAAAGCTGGTTCCACCCCTCTAGCCTAcgctgttgctgttgctaACGGGCAACaagaagctgctgctgaCATCTTGAAACAGGCCGAAGTTAATGAAAAGGATGTTGTTTTGCCTGATTCCATGTCGGAGGCCAAATACGTAAAGCAATCTGTTCTTCAGGAACCATTCGAAAACTGGCCGTTAACGGATGCTGATctttcatattttgaaaaagctgTTTTGGGTCAAATTGAGGAATTGGAACTTGAAGATACCAGTTTAGAAACCGAAGCGAAAGCTTTAGATGTCGATGCAAATGCAGAAATTGATTTGTTAGAAGACTTAGACGCTGTTGGTGAAGAAGATGCATGGGATATGGGTGATAATGACCTGAATATTGGCGATGATTCTATCCAAGAGGAGACTGCTATAGATGAAGAGGTTGTTACAGGCGATGACAACATCTGGGTTAAGAATTCCAAGATACCAGCTGtatttgttgctgctggtgcaTATGAGGCTGCAGCTCAAGCATTAAATAAACAAACTGGTGTTGTGAATTTTGAACCCCTAAGATCTCGTTTCAACGATATCTACGAAGGCGCCAGAACTTATATGTGTGGTACTCCCAGTGAACTACCTCCAATTACTGGGTACATCCGTAGCAATGTAAATGCTGACGATTCCAACAGTCTACCGTATGTTTCTGGAGTTAATTGTGTTACGAACAAAATGAATGAAGGCTTCCGACTCTTTAAGGCTAATAATTTGGAAGCTGCTGTGGAAACCTTCCGTGATGTCATCTACACAGTAATACTCTTAGCTGTGGATAACGAGAAAGATGAAGAGCTTGCCCGTAATGCTCTTTCAACTGCTAGCAATTACATCTTGGGTTTGTCTATCGAGTTGGAACGTCGCTCTCTGACCACAGACAATGTCAAGCGCAACCTAGAATTAGCGTCCTATTTCACCAGGGTAAAATTGTTCCCTCAACACAGAAGCAACGCTTTACAAGTTGCAATGTCGCAGTCTTTCAAGCACAAAAACTTTGTTCAGGCATCCTATTTTGCTGGTGACTTCTTGGAGATTGTGACCTCTGGCCCCAGGGCAGAACAGGCTAGAAAAATCAAAGACAAAGCTGATTCCATCGCCAATGATGCCGTAGAACTCGATTTCGACCCCTACGCTGAATTTGACCTTTGTGCAGCGACGCATACACCTATCTACAAAGGGTCTCCTAGTGTCGTTGATCCATTAACAGGAGCCAAATATCACATTTCTGAAAATGGCAAGATTGATCGGATTGCCTTGATATCTAAAATTGGCGTACCTGCTTCAGGGCTAAGAATTCATGTATAA